A stretch of Candidatus Atribacteria bacterium DNA encodes these proteins:
- the gatA gene encoding Asp-tRNA(Asn)/Glu-tRNA(Gln) amidotransferase subunit GatA: MTFNQLTAREAVDLIKQKKITAYEVIRDIFNQIDKVDNLIKAFLVTNREEALKQAEEIDRKVKKGETLPPLAGVAVAVKDIITTRGIETTCGSRILKGFIPPYNATVITKLKKAGAIIIGKTNMDEFAMGSSNENSAFGPTYNPWDLERVPGGSSGGSTVAVAADETLVALGTDTGGSIRQPASFCGIVGLKPTYGRVSRYGLIAYASSLDQIGPITKDVTDCALLMKIIAGHDRRDSTSANLEVPDYLKSCQEGIKDLKIGIPKEYFIEGIDPEIKAALDKALKIFEKLGANIEEVSLPHTEYSLPTYYLIATAEASSNLARYDGVQYGYRAEEYEDLSSMYQKTRSKGFGSEVKRRIMLGTYALSSGYYDAYYLKAQKVRTLIKEDFDRAFNQFDILITPTSPTPAFKLNEKVSDPLTMYLSDIFTLPINLAGIPAISLNCGYSKSNLPIGLQIIGGYFSEETLLRAAFNFEQNNRVEKKKPLMKLAEHKEIKE; the protein is encoded by the coding sequence TTGACCTTTAACCAATTAACTGCTCGCGAAGCTGTAGATTTAATTAAACAAAAGAAAATAACTGCTTATGAAGTCATACGAGATATTTTTAATCAGATAGATAAAGTAGATAATCTAATCAAAGCATTTCTTGTTACTAATCGAGAAGAAGCCTTAAAACAAGCTGAGGAAATAGATCGAAAAGTGAAAAAGGGAGAAACACTTCCTCCTTTGGCTGGTGTAGCTGTTGCCGTTAAGGATATTATAACTACTCGAGGAATAGAGACCACTTGCGGTTCCAGAATACTTAAAGGTTTCATCCCACCCTACAATGCTACCGTAATAACTAAATTAAAGAAGGCGGGAGCAATAATAATAGGAAAAACCAATATGGATGAGTTTGCTATGGGTTCATCCAATGAAAATTCTGCTTTTGGCCCCACCTATAATCCCTGGGATTTGGAAAGAGTTCCCGGTGGTTCAAGTGGCGGTTCAACTGTGGCAGTAGCTGCCGATGAGACCTTGGTTGCTTTGGGTACGGATACGGGAGGTTCCATTCGGCAACCGGCATCTTTCTGCGGAATAGTGGGGTTAAAACCAACTTACGGAAGAGTCTCTAGGTATGGTTTGATTGCTTACGCCTCATCTTTAGATCAAATAGGGCCTATTACCAAAGATGTGACCGATTGTGCTCTGCTAATGAAAATTATTGCCGGCCATGACCGCAGAGATTCTACTTCCGCAAATTTAGAAGTTCCTGATTATTTAAAATCTTGTCAGGAAGGAATAAAGGATTTGAAAATAGGTATTCCGAAGGAATATTTTATAGAAGGAATAGACCCGGAAATAAAGGCTGCATTGGATAAAGCTTTGAAAATATTTGAGAAATTGGGAGCAAATATTGAAGAAGTGTCATTACCTCACACTGAATATTCCCTGCCTACCTATTATTTAATTGCCACAGCAGAAGCGAGCTCAAATTTAGCGCGGTATGATGGAGTGCAATATGGTTATAGAGCAGAAGAATATGAAGATTTATCTTCTATGTATCAGAAAACCAGAAGTAAAGGTTTTGGAAGTGAAGTAAAAAGGAGAATTATGTTAGGTACCTATGCCTTGAGTTCGGGTTATTATGATGCTTATTATTTGAAAGCGCAGAAGGTGCGTACTCTAATAAAAGAAGATTTTGATAGAGCATTTAATCAATTCGATATTCTTATTACTCCGACTTCACCTACCCCTGCTTTTAAGTTGAATGAAAAGGTATCAGATCCCTTAACCATGTATTTATCTGATATTTTTACCCTTCCTATTAATTTAGCCGGTATACCCGCAATTTCTCTTAATTGTGGATACAGTAAAAGTAATCTGCCTATAGGCTTACAAATTATCGGCGGATATTTTAGTGAAGAGACTCTACTTCGAGCAGCCTTCAATTTTGAACAAAATAATAGGGTAGAAAAGAAGAAGCCATTGATGAAACTGGCAGAACATAAGGAGATAAAAGAATGA
- the gatC gene encoding Asp-tRNA(Asn)/Glu-tRNA(Gln) amidotransferase subunit GatC — protein sequence MAEKIITKKEVEYVARLAKLEFNEEEKEEFTSQLNSILDYFKKLNELDTERIKPTAYIISMPNLLNEDKIEPSLSQDEVLSNSQYVKEGYFKVPRII from the coding sequence ATGGCTGAAAAAATAATCACTAAAAAAGAAGTAGAATATGTTGCTAGATTAGCTAAATTAGAGTTTAATGAAGAAGAAAAAGAAGAATTTACTTCTCAATTAAATTCCATTTTAGACTATTTCAAAAAATTAAATGAACTCGATACTGAAAGAATTAAGCCTACTGCTTATATTATCTCCATGCCCAACCTGCTAAATGAGGACAAGATTGAACCTTCTTTATCGCAAGATGAAGTCCTTTCCAATAGCCAATATGTTAAAGAAGGTTATTTCAAAGTACCAAGAATAATATAA
- the gatB gene encoding Asp-tRNA(Asn)/Glu-tRNA(Gln) amidotransferase subunit GatB codes for MKEEIVIGLEIHIQLMTKAKMFCHCSTDYIGKDPNTNICPVCLGLPGSLPVLNKKVLEFAVRTAVALNCEINQISRFHRKNYFYPDLPKAYQISQYDLPLGRNGYMDIFLPKSRESSRIGITRVHIEEDAGKLVHEGDITSSSYSLVDYNRCGIPLAEIVTEPDFRSPEEARIFLIQLRSMVQHLGVCDGNMEKGSMRCDANISLRNTKSTTLGTKVEIKNMNSFKAVKKALQFEVDRQKMLLKEGIEIIQETRHWDESKNVTVSMRSKEEAHDYRYFPEPDLLPLKLDSKMTDEIRKNLPELPEVRRERFIKDYQIPTYDAEILISSKALGDFFDKAASLYSNSKVLSNWIMGELIHYLNENKIEIEDSPISPEKLVGMLKLIDEKVISGKMAKGIFEKMFKTGENASKIVKESGIIQITDKNELSEVIDRVIRENPESIEDFNQGKEKALHYLVGQAMRYTKGRAKPDFVFNTLKQRLK; via the coding sequence ATGAAAGAAGAGATAGTAATCGGTTTAGAGATCCATATTCAATTGATGACTAAAGCAAAAATGTTCTGTCATTGCAGTACTGATTACATTGGAAAAGATCCCAATACCAATATTTGTCCGGTATGTTTGGGTTTACCCGGTTCACTTCCCGTACTGAATAAAAAAGTATTAGAATTTGCGGTCAGAACAGCCGTGGCTTTAAATTGTGAAATAAATCAAATTAGCAGATTTCACCGTAAAAATTATTTTTACCCCGATTTACCCAAAGCTTATCAGATATCTCAATATGATCTTCCTTTGGGTAGAAATGGATATATGGATATATTTCTCCCTAAAAGCAGAGAAAGTAGCAGAATTGGTATTACTCGAGTTCATATAGAAGAAGACGCCGGAAAACTAGTTCACGAGGGAGATATTACTTCTTCCTCTTACTCTCTGGTAGACTATAACCGTTGTGGGATACCTTTGGCTGAGATTGTAACAGAACCTGACTTTCGTTCTCCCGAAGAAGCTCGAATTTTCTTGATACAATTAAGAAGTATGGTCCAACATTTAGGAGTATGCGATGGAAACATGGAAAAAGGATCGATGCGTTGCGATGCAAATATTTCTCTAAGAAATACAAAATCAACTACTTTGGGTACCAAAGTAGAAATAAAGAATATGAATTCCTTTAAGGCAGTTAAAAAAGCCTTGCAATTTGAAGTAGATCGCCAAAAGATGCTCTTGAAAGAGGGAATAGAGATTATTCAGGAAACCAGACACTGGGATGAATCAAAGAATGTTACGGTCTCAATGCGGAGTAAAGAAGAAGCTCATGATTATCGTTATTTCCCTGAACCGGATCTCCTGCCGCTTAAATTAGATTCAAAAATGACTGATGAGATCAGAAAAAATCTTCCTGAATTACCTGAAGTGAGAAGAGAGAGATTCATTAAAGATTACCAAATTCCAACATACGACGCTGAAATACTCATTTCGAGTAAAGCGTTGGGAGATTTTTTTGATAAGGCTGCTTCATTATATTCTAATAGTAAAGTTCTAAGTAACTGGATTATGGGGGAATTAATACATTATTTGAATGAAAATAAAATAGAGATAGAGGATTCTCCTATTTCTCCGGAAAAATTAGTGGGGATGTTGAAATTAATCGATGAAAAAGTAATTAGCGGAAAGATGGCGAAGGGAATATTTGAAAAAATGTTCAAAACCGGGGAAAATGCCTCCAAAATCGTAAAAGAAAGCGGAATAATCCAGATCACCGATAAAAATGAATTATCTGAAGTAATAGACAGGGTAATTAGGGAAAATCCTGAATCAATAGAAGATTTTAATCAAGGGAAAGAAAAAGCCTTACATTATTTAGTAGGACAGGCTATGCGTTATACAAAAGGAAGAGCAAAACCCGATTTTGTCTTTAATACCCTAAAACAGAGATTAAAATAA
- a CDS encoding TIGR00725 family protein, with amino-acid sequence MGGGEIVNAADYEDARRLGVLIAQEGWVLLNGGRASGIMEASARGAKESGGLTIGILPGNDPTWASKYIDIPILSGIGFARNYINVLTSEVIVALSGRTGTISEIALALNIGKKVISLNFDLGTLFKEYEESKQLIYAKEPEEVIGLIKKILSSGGNRGDRRYV; translated from the coding sequence ATGGGCGGGGGAGAAATTGTTAATGCCGCTGATTATGAAGATGCCCGACGCTTGGGTGTCCTCATTGCCCAAGAAGGATGGGTTCTGCTAAATGGGGGAAGAGCTTCCGGAATTATGGAAGCCTCAGCCCGAGGGGCCAAAGAAAGCGGTGGGTTAACTATCGGTATTTTACCCGGGAATGATCCGACCTGGGCTTCTAAGTATATCGATATTCCCATATTAAGTGGTATAGGTTTTGCCCGGAATTACATCAATGTATTAACCAGCGAAGTAATAGTGGCTCTTTCCGGAAGAACAGGAACTATTTCAGAAATTGCATTAGCTCTAAATATTGGGAAAAAAGTGATCTCCTTAAATTTTGATTTGGGGACTTTGTTTAAAGAATATGAAGAGTCGAAACAATTGATCTATGCTAAAGAGCCTGAAGAAGTGATAGGTTTAATTAAAAAAATATTAAGCAGTGGTGGCAATAGGGGAGATAGAAGATATGTCTAA